Genomic segment of Bacteroidota bacterium:
TGCACTTGCTGCTACACCAAACTCAGCTGCATCCGGCATCGACATACTTGTAACCAACCCATAGATCAAACCACTTGCAAATGAATCGCCGCTACCCACACGGTCAACAATGCGAACATTATATTTTTTGGTATGATGAAAATCTTTGCCGTCGTATACTAATGCACTCCATCCATTATCACTTGCGCTGTAGCTTTCACGAAGTGATGAAGCAATAAATTTAAATCCGAACTTATCTTTCATTTGCTTGAATACGTCTTTATATCCGTCGAGGTTTAGTTCGCCTTTTGTTACATCAGTATGCGCTGCTTTAAAACCTAATGTTGTATCCGCATCTTCTTCATTTCCGATACATACATCCACAAACATGCAAAGCTTTGTCATTACTTCTCTTGCTTTTTCTTTGCTCCAAAGTTTTTTACGATAGTTGAGGTCAATGCTCGTTATAATACCTTTCGCTTTTGCCGCTTTTAATGCAGCTTCAGTTAATGCAGCAGCTTTATCGCTCAATGCAGGTGTGATGCCGGTTGTATGAAACCAGTCAGCACCGGCAAAAATTTTATCCCAATCAAATTCGTCAATATTTACATCAGCAATAGAGGCACCAGCCCTGTCATATACCACCTGTGATGCCCGCATAGAAGCACCTGTTTCCAGGAAATAGATCCCCAACCTTTCACCACCTCTTACTACAAACTGTGTATCTACGCCATAACGACGCAGATGATTAATTGCTGATTGACCAATCGGGTTATTAGGAACTTTAGTTACAAATGTTCCGTTCAATCCGTAGTTGCATAATGCCGCAGCTACATTGGCCTCACCGCCGCCATATGTAATATCAAATGTATCGGCCTGAACAAATCTTTTAAAGTCTGGTGTTGACAAACGCAACATAATTTCCCCAAGTGTTACTACTTTCTTTGACATCGTTATATTATTTGATTTTTGTTTGATTGTTATTTTAAAGTTGCTACCGGTGCGGGGTCCATATCAGTATACACAAGGTTCTCTCCCGCCATCCCCCAGATGAACCCATAATTATAAGTTCCACATCCATAGTGTGTACTCCATGGCGGAGATATAACGGCTTCATTATTTGCCATTATCAAATGCCTTGTTTGTTGAGGCTCTCCCATAAAATGCATGATGCGGTGCTCAGCAGGTAGATCAAAGTATAAGTACACTTCCATTCTTCTTGTATGTGTATGCGGTGGAATAGAATTCCAGACACTGCCCGGCTCAAGAACAGTTAATCCCATTACGAGCTGGCAGCTTTTTAAGCCATTAAGATGAATGTATTTATAAACAGTTCTTTTATTAGCTGTTTCAGCAGCCCCCAATTGAACAGGGTCAGCTTTTTCTCTTACCAATATCCTGTTAGGATATTTATGATGTGCTGGGGCAGATAATAAATAGAAAATTGCTGATTCTTTTTTACCTTTTGATTTAAACTTTACTTTTTGTGTTCCTTTACCAAGATATAAGCAATCCAGTTTCCGCAGGGTAAATTCTTTTCCGTCTGCAATTACAACTCCATCCGCTCCTACATTTATAATACCCAGTTCTCTCCTTTCTAAGAAATAATCTGCACGCAGTTCTGGATGATTGGGGAGTTCGATCGTTTTATTTACGGGTTTAACACCACCGATTATCACCCGGTCGTAATGCGTATAAACGAGATTTATCACATCGTCTGAAAATAAATTTTCTACCAAAAAATTCTCACGGAGCTGTTCCGTGTTCATTTGTTTGGTTTCATTCTGGCTGACAGCAAACCGTACATTCATAACTTAAATAGTCTTTTGTTTAACACCTGTTCTTTCATCAAGGTACTGTAAGTTGAAATAATCCCTGGCGTTGTTGTAGCAAATATCCTGAATCACCTTTCCTATCCATCCTGTATCGTTAGGTAGCTCGCCATTTTCAATTTCTTCACCAAATAAATTACAAAGCAGCCTTCTGAAGTATTCATGTCTTGGGAAGGAGAGAAAGCTCCGGCTATCAGTCAGCATGCCCAAAAACTTGCTGAGCAAACCCATATTGCTGAGTGCATTTATTTGTTTGGTCATGCCATCCTTCTGATCTAAAAACCACCAGGCACTGCCCCACTGAATTTTACCAGCAGCAGAACCATCATTGAAATTACCGATCATGGTTGCAAACAATTCATTATCGGCGGGGTTGAGGTTATAGATAATTGTTTTCGCCAACTTATTATTTGTATCAAGCTTGTTTAAAAATTTTGATAATGCCCTTGCCTGTGAAAAATCACCGATACTATCCCAGCCGGTATCAGGACCGAGCTGCTTCAGCATGCGACTATTATTATTACGCAATGCACCCAAATGATATTGCTGAACAAATCCTTTTTCCCAATCCCATTCTGCAAAGGTTACCAGCATTGCCGATTTGAATTTTCTATTTTCCTCTAACGTTAATGAACCACCAGAACGAATCTTGGCGAAAATGCCGGCGATTTCTGTCTGCGTATAGTCCTCTGCATAAATTTCTTCCAGTCCGTGATCACTTACATTACAATTATTGGAAACAAAATAATCATGGCGTTTTTTTAATGCAGCGAGATAATCATTGTAAGTGCTGATGGAAATATCAGATGCTTTTTCCAGTAAAGTAAGGTAGTTATTAAATGTATTGGCATCATCTACATTCATTGCTTTGTCAGGTCTGAAGGCCGGGTTTACTTTTACCTTCCAACCGCTTTGTTGAATTTTCTTATGATATTCAAGATTATCAACGGGATCATCGGTTGTACAAATGAGTTTTACTTTCATCATTTCCAGCAATCCCCTTACACTGTATTCTTTTGCCAGCAGTTTAGCAGATGTTTCATCATAGATCTTCCTTGCTGTGTCTCCATTTAAAACATCATTCACATCAAAATAACGCTGTAGTTCGAGATGAGTCCAATGATATAAAGGATTCCGCATAGTGTAAGGAACAGTCTCAGACCATTTCTGAAATTTTTCCCAATCGCTTTTGTTTCCTGTTATAAATTCTTCCGGTATGCCATTAGTACGCATGGCACGCCATTTATAATGGTCGCCATTCAGCCATACCTTTGTTATGTTTTCAAAATTTTTATCAGCTGCTATTTCATCAGGCGGCAGGTGATTGTGATAATCAATGATAGGCATGTCTTTGGCATAATCATGATAAAGACGCTGCGCCGTCTGCGTTTCAAGCAGGAAATTTTCGTCGAGGAATTTTTTCATATGACAACTGATGCGGTTGGTAAAACAAAATCTTAACCTCACAAGACAGGTATTAAAAGTATGAAATCTGGCTTGTGAAATCTCTAAAATCTGTGCAAACGTTACCGGAAAACAACTGTTATTATTTCAACGTACTCACCCGGTTTTTCAGGGCAATTTTTACTTTATTTCCAGTACTACCACAGACTTTGCGGGTATTTCTGCCACCAGTTCATTACCCGATTTTTTGGCCCCGTTAAAAATAACAGGTTTTATTGTTTCTTTTTCTCAAATGTATTGATGTCTGTGTTCTTTGCTAATGTAATAACTTCTCGTGTAACCGAAATACAGTTATTACAAACTCACACCCCGTTTCCATGGAATAAAATCATCCTGGTTTAACAGCACAGCTTTAGGAATTACTTCGCCACTTGCTGCTTTGATGCAATATTCCAATATCTCCTCTCCCATTTGCTGAATTGTTTTATCTCCTTCTACGATCGGGCCGCAGTCAATATCGATGATATCATTCATTCTTTTCGTAAGACTGCTGTTGGTAGAAACTTTTATAGTAGGACAAACAGGATTACCGGTTGGTGTACCAAGTCCTGTAGTAAATAATATTAATGTAGCTCCGCTTGCTGCTTTACCTGTTGTCGCTTCCACATCATTACCGGGTGTACAAACTAAATTCAATCCCGGTTTGGTTGCAGGCTCTGTATAATCCAGCACATCTTCTACTGGTGAGCTGCCTCCTTTTTTTGCAGCACCATTACTTTTAATGGCATCTGTTATCAACCCATCTTTAATATTTCCCGGAGAAGGATTCATATGAAAGCCAGAACCTACTTTATGTGCAGCATCATTATAGGCCGTCATTAAATAAATAAATTTTTTTGCAGCCGCTTCATCTTTTGTCCGATCAATCAGATCCTGTTCGGCTCCGCAGAGTTCTGGAAATTCTGCCAGCAAAACTTTACCCCCCAATGCTACTACGAGGTCAGAAGCATAACCAACAGCAGGATTGGCACTGATGCCACTAAAACCATCACTGCCCCCACATTTCACACCGATACACAATTTATCAAGAGTAGCTGGTTTGCGTTCAAACTTATTTATTTCAATTAATCCTTCAAATGTTTTACGAATTGATTCAGCAATCAGCTGTTCTTCACTTTGTGATTGCTGCTGTTCAAAAATATAAAGAGGTTTATCAAATTTTGGATTGCGTTGTTTCAGATCATTTACAAGATCCTGTACCTGTAAATTCTGACAACCTAAACTTAAAACTGTAACACCAGCCACATTCGGATGGTCAGCATAAGCAGCTAATAATTTTCCCAGTATACCTGCATCCTGTCTTGTTCCACCACACCCACCCTGATGATTTAAAAATTTTATACCATCTACATTTTTAAAGGGCCTGTTTCCATTTGATTTATGTGACGGCGTAGAAAAAATATCGATCGACGTAATGTCTTTTCCTTCTTTGTATGCTTCAATAAGCTGATGCGTATAGCTTTTATATTTATCTGTAACAGCATAACCTAATTCATTGTGCAATGCTTCACGGATCACATCCAGGTTCCTGTTCTCACAAAACACAGTTGGAATAAATAACCAGTAATTGGCCGTGCCTACTCTTCCATCGCTGCGGTGATAGCCATTGAAAGTTCTTCCCTTAAATTTTGAAACATCGGGTGCATGCCATTCATATTTCGAGGCACGGTAAACAAACGGGTCAGCGGCATGCTTAGTATTCGTGGTCGTCATCAATCCACCACGGGGAATAAAATTCTGTGCCTTACCAACCAGCACACCATACATTATTATTTCATCGCCGGCATTAAAGTCTTTTGTAAAAAATTTGTGCTTTGCATTTATATTTTCCTGCAACACATATTCTTCTCCCTCGAAAGAGATCGTTTCGCCTTTTAAAAGATTACTCAACGCTACGATCACATTATCCTTCGGATTAACTTTTAATACTTTATGCTTCATGACTTTCTACTTTATCTCTATTTACCTGGTATTCTTTAATTGTTGCTATCACTCCTTTCTGGATAAATGATTCCATATAATTCGTAACAGCAAGGGCAAATCCCGGAAGCGAATTTAAATCTTCTCCCCATAATTCTTCGTTACCCAATACTGTTATTACTAACTCATTCAGGCTGTCGCTTTTCCATTGCTTATGAAAATAAGCAGCCTGATCATCCTGCACGGGATATATCACACCATTATTTTCTCCATAATACTTACCGCTTTCGCTGGGCTCACATTTCATAAACAGAATATACGCTGCAAATCCCATTGCCATATGTGATGGTATAAATAGATCCCTGCGATAATGCTCCATCAGTAAAGGAACATTTCTTGTCTTCATCTTATAAGTATAATTCAACGTTATGCTTATCCATTTATGATCAATGAAAGGATTGCGGAACCGTTCAATTACCGAGTTGGCAAATTCCAATGCTTCAAGTTGTGAGATCTTTCCATTTGTGATACAGGCTGCAGCTTCATGCACCATCAGGTCATACACATAAAGCCCCATTGTTTTATCACTCATTGCTTCTTTTACTGTTTCAAAACCTGCTAAATGAGCAAGTCCACAACTGAATGTATGTGTTCCATTCAGTAAACGCAATTTCAGTTCACGGAATTTATTAATATCATCGGTAATCACCATTCCGCTATCTGTTTTTGCAAAACTTAAAACATCCTGCACTTTTTTATTTGTTGATTCAACAGCCCATAAACTATAAGGCTCACTCATGATCATCAATTCATCTTTGTAACCCAGTTTTCCTTCTGCTTCTTTCTGCTGTTCCGCTGGTAATTTTCCTGGCACAATTCTATCAACAAGTGTATTGCAGAAGCTGTTCGCATTCTCCAACCAATCAATAAATGCGTAATCAAATTTATTGAGATGTGCCAGCTCCATCACGATGGATTGAAGTTTGTTCCCATTATCAGTTATCAACTCTGTCGGCACTATCACCAATCCTTTATTTATATCACCATTAAATTTTTTATAGCGTTCGCTCAAAAATGCCAGCAACTTTCCGGGAAATGACTGAGGCGGGTTCCCTTTAATATTATCATCGGGCAGAAGCACAATACCAACTTCAGTTGTGTTTGATATTACTACCTCCAGATCAGGATTGGCAGCGCAAGCTAAAACCTCTTTCCATTGTGTTGCTGCAGATAACACCCTGCTGATTGAAGAATTTACAATAAACTCATCTACCATTTTTTGTTCATGCAATCCACGAATGCAATGCGTATACAATCCATCCTGTACATCAAATGCATCGGCGCCGCTGCTGTCGGTTGATTTTACCACCACCACACGGCCGTTGAAAACATTCTGCTTATTTGCTTTATCAATAAAATAATCAGGCAAGCCACGCAGGAGTACACCTGTTCCAAACTGTAATACTTTTTCCGGCAACTGAAATAAATTTTCAGCAGGCTTTGATTTAATCGCACCATTCAGTTGCGATAGTAAACTCTTCGATAATTGCATATACCTCGATTTTCAATTTTTATGTTACCAGCTTCATTACTACTATCATCGTTCCTTGCGTCGCACTCTTGTGCTTCATATCATTAATCTGCAAAAAGCAGTTAGATGATTCAGGGCTTCCATCTCTCTCCAAATACCCATTTCGCATTTATCTTATCTGCTGATTCCTTATTTATATTATCTGCAAACCATTTATAATCTCCAGCCTTGCGATGACAATTATAATAATATACTCTATGACCCCAGTTGATCGCATTATTTGTTGCTACACGATAAATAGCCGAGTCCCTCATGTTATCAGCAAACACACAACCGATAAGATAAAACTGCGCTTCACGATGATAACGACCCAACATAAATCCATCATATCCTTTGAACCGGCAATTCACTAACACCGTTTTTGAATCCTGGTTTCCAGAACCATCATGCCAGATAGCTGCTGTGCCTCCGTGTGTAATAAACTCACAATTTTCAGCATATGCCCATCCGCGGGGACAGTAAAAATCAACCCCACCTTCCATCAGGCAATCTTTGAAATACCACATTCCATTCTCAGTTTCCCATGGACTTACTGTATCACCTGCCAAAGACTTGAAATGACAGTTAACAGCTTTCAATCTTGTACAATTCATTGCACGCAATGCCATCTGGTGTCCGTTCTTTCCAATCTTTTTTTGCCTGTTTGCAGTATCCAGCGGACAATCAATTGTTTTTTCTTCCTTAAGATCAAATCCAAAACTGTTGACGATCGTAAGATTGAGCAATGAAATATCATTTGCCCTCACATTCATCGTAGCTACACCCCAATCATC
This window contains:
- a CDS encoding sugar kinase, translating into MSKKVVTLGEIMLRLSTPDFKRFVQADTFDITYGGGEANVAAALCNYGLNGTFVTKVPNNPIGQSAINHLRRYGVDTQFVVRGGERLGIYFLETGASMRASQVVYDRAGASIADVNIDEFDWDKIFAGADWFHTTGITPALSDKAAALTEAALKAAKAKGIITSIDLNYRKKLWSKEKAREVMTKLCMFVDVCIGNEEDADTTLGFKAAHTDVTKGELNLDGYKDVFKQMKDKFGFKFIASSLRESYSASDNGWSALVYDGKDFHHTKKYNVRIVDRVGSGDSFASGLIYGLVTSMSMPDAAEFGVAASALKHTIPGDLNHATLSDVKELMKGDGSGRVQR
- the kduI gene encoding 5-dehydro-4-deoxy-D-glucuronate isomerase, encoding MNVRFAVSQNETKQMNTEQLRENFLVENLFSDDVINLVYTHYDRVIIGGVKPVNKTIELPNHPELRADYFLERRELGIINVGADGVVIADGKEFTLRKLDCLYLGKGTQKVKFKSKGKKESAIFYLLSAPAHHKYPNRILVREKADPVQLGAAETANKRTVYKYIHLNGLKSCQLVMGLTVLEPGSVWNSIPPHTHTRRMEVYLYFDLPAEHRIMHFMGEPQQTRHLIMANNEAVISPPWSTHYGCGTYNYGFIWGMAGENLVYTDMDPAPVATLK
- the uxaC gene encoding glucuronate isomerase, encoding MKKFLDENFLLETQTAQRLYHDYAKDMPIIDYHNHLPPDEIAADKNFENITKVWLNGDHYKWRAMRTNGIPEEFITGNKSDWEKFQKWSETVPYTMRNPLYHWTHLELQRYFDVNDVLNGDTARKIYDETSAKLLAKEYSVRGLLEMMKVKLICTTDDPVDNLEYHKKIQQSGWKVKVNPAFRPDKAMNVDDANTFNNYLTLLEKASDISISTYNDYLAALKKRHDYFVSNNCNVSDHGLEEIYAEDYTQTEIAGIFAKIRSGGSLTLEENRKFKSAMLVTFAEWDWEKGFVQQYHLGALRNNNSRMLKQLGPDTGWDSIGDFSQARALSKFLNKLDTNNKLAKTIIYNLNPADNELFATMIGNFNDGSAAGKIQWGSAWWFLDQKDGMTKQINALSNMGLLSKFLGMLTDSRSFLSFPRHEYFRRLLCNLFGEEIENGELPNDTGWIGKVIQDICYNNARDYFNLQYLDERTGVKQKTI
- a CDS encoding altronate dehydratase translates to MKHKVLKVNPKDNVIVALSNLLKGETISFEGEEYVLQENINAKHKFFTKDFNAGDEIIMYGVLVGKAQNFIPRGGLMTTTNTKHAADPFVYRASKYEWHAPDVSKFKGRTFNGYHRSDGRVGTANYWLFIPTVFCENRNLDVIREALHNELGYAVTDKYKSYTHQLIEAYKEGKDITSIDIFSTPSHKSNGNRPFKNVDGIKFLNHQGGCGGTRQDAGILGKLLAAYADHPNVAGVTVLSLGCQNLQVQDLVNDLKQRNPKFDKPLYIFEQQQSQSEEQLIAESIRKTFEGLIEINKFERKPATLDKLCIGVKCGGSDGFSGISANPAVGYASDLVVALGGKVLLAEFPELCGAEQDLIDRTKDEAAAKKFIYLMTAYNDAAHKVGSGFHMNPSPGNIKDGLITDAIKSNGAAKKGGSSPVEDVLDYTEPATKPGLNLVCTPGNDVEATTGKAASGATLILFTTGLGTPTGNPVCPTIKVSTNSSLTKRMNDIIDIDCGPIVEGDKTIQQMGEEILEYCIKAASGEVIPKAVLLNQDDFIPWKRGVSL
- a CDS encoding tagaturonate reductase, giving the protein MQLSKSLLSQLNGAIKSKPAENLFQLPEKVLQFGTGVLLRGLPDYFIDKANKQNVFNGRVVVVKSTDSSGADAFDVQDGLYTHCIRGLHEQKMVDEFIVNSSISRVLSAATQWKEVLACAANPDLEVVISNTTEVGIVLLPDDNIKGNPPQSFPGKLLAFLSERYKKFNGDINKGLVIVPTELITDNGNKLQSIVMELAHLNKFDYAFIDWLENANSFCNTLVDRIVPGKLPAEQQKEAEGKLGYKDELMIMSEPYSLWAVESTNKKVQDVLSFAKTDSGMVITDDINKFRELKLRLLNGTHTFSCGLAHLAGFETVKEAMSDKTMGLYVYDLMVHEAAACITNGKISQLEALEFANSVIERFRNPFIDHKWISITLNYTYKMKTRNVPLLMEHYRRDLFIPSHMAMGFAAYILFMKCEPSESGKYYGENNGVIYPVQDDQAAYFHKQWKSDSLNELVITVLGNEELWGEDLNSLPGFALAVTNYMESFIQKGVIATIKEYQVNRDKVESHEA
- a CDS encoding pectinesterase, translating into MKKVLCIIIFFVQLLNTEGQKKIVVDADGNGDFKTIQAAINSLPATANEAKTIFIKKGVYNEKLFIEKSNIVLEGEEKEKTIITAAIARDEWRCEHKDDWGVATMNVRANDISLLNLTIVNSFGFDLKEEKTIDCPLDTANRQKKIGKNGHQMALRAMNCTRLKAVNCHFKSLAGDTVSPWETENGMWYFKDCLMEGGVDFYCPRGWAYAENCEFITHGGTAAIWHDGSGNQDSKTVLVNCRFKGYDGFMLGRYHREAQFYLIGCVFADNMRDSAIYRVATNNAINWGHRVYYYNCHRKAGDYKWFADNINKESADKINAKWVFGERWKP